From Aurantimicrobium sp. INA4, one genomic window encodes:
- a CDS encoding Y-family DNA polymerase yields the protein MSDSSQRRIALVDVNSFFASCERVFDPKLMGKPVVVLSNNDGCVVARSSEAKALGVAMGVPWFKISAWAPSVGLVARSSNYELYGDLSARVMSILQEFSAAVEVYSIDEAFLELTGTPEELLATGHRIKEAIQTRLGLPVCVGIGRSKTQAKLANAGAKKSAGMNGVCNLDMFSAEKLDFIMAALPVDNLWGIARRLSKRLAAQGIHTIKDLRDADPVRIKKKFGVVVQRSVYELRGIDCIKLEGERLVKNQVMYSRSFATPVTTRKQMEEVLAVYAQRVSKRLRKQGSVAGALTCFAGTSRFANEPFHSPYVNAVFSIPTNDPVEILKASSSVLLNRIEEGRKYVRAGILLHDVSPKESHQYLDLFTPVHERRRLGETLDKVMEKHGAFSIGLGAAGFKSAREWEMKREMLSLRATTRWDELATVYAR from the coding sequence ATGTCTGATTCGTCACAGCGCCGCATCGCACTCGTGGACGTCAATAGTTTCTTCGCCTCCTGCGAGCGCGTCTTTGATCCGAAACTGATGGGTAAGCCCGTTGTAGTGCTCTCAAACAATGACGGTTGTGTTGTTGCCCGCAGTAGTGAAGCGAAAGCTTTAGGTGTTGCGATGGGTGTTCCCTGGTTCAAGATTTCTGCGTGGGCGCCGAGTGTGGGCTTAGTAGCGCGCTCATCCAACTATGAGCTTTATGGTGATCTTTCTGCCCGGGTGATGAGTATTTTGCAGGAGTTCTCCGCCGCCGTGGAGGTGTACAGCATCGATGAGGCGTTCTTGGAGCTCACCGGAACACCAGAAGAGCTACTTGCAACAGGTCACCGCATCAAAGAAGCTATCCAGACCCGGTTAGGGTTGCCCGTCTGCGTCGGCATTGGCCGCTCGAAGACGCAAGCAAAGCTGGCTAATGCCGGCGCCAAGAAATCTGCGGGAATGAACGGGGTCTGCAATCTAGATATGTTCTCTGCAGAAAAATTGGATTTCATCATGGCCGCGCTGCCCGTAGACAATCTGTGGGGCATTGCCAGGCGTTTGAGTAAACGGCTGGCGGCACAAGGAATTCACACCATCAAAGACCTGAGAGATGCGGACCCGGTTCGCATCAAGAAAAAGTTTGGCGTGGTGGTGCAACGCTCTGTTTACGAACTGCGTGGAATTGACTGCATCAAACTCGAGGGTGAACGCCTAGTCAAGAACCAGGTGATGTATTCACGTAGTTTCGCCACCCCGGTGACCACCCGCAAACAGATGGAAGAAGTCTTGGCTGTCTATGCCCAGCGGGTCAGTAAACGTCTGCGCAAACAAGGCTCTGTGGCAGGGGCATTGACCTGTTTTGCTGGCACCTCACGCTTTGCCAATGAACCATTCCACTCCCCCTATGTCAACGCTGTCTTTTCTATCCCCACCAACGATCCGGTGGAAATTCTCAAAGCCTCCAGTTCAGTGCTGCTAAACCGGATTGAAGAAGGCCGCAAATACGTCCGCGCGGGAATCCTGCTGCATGATGTCAGCCCTAAGGAGTCCCACCAATACTTAGATCTGTTCACCCCTGTTCATGAACGCAGGCGATTAGGGGAAACCTTAGACAAAGTGATGGAAAAGCACGGTGCATTCAGCATCGGGTTGGGTGCGGCAGGTTTCAAGAGTGCACGCGAGTGGGAAATGAAGCGAGAAATGCTCTCTCTTCGTGCCACCACCAGGTGGGACGAACTGGCAACGGTTTATGCGCGTTAG